A single genomic interval of Acidovorax sp. 1608163 harbors:
- the hscA gene encoding Fe-S protein assembly chaperone HscA, translating into MALLQISEPGQSPDPHQRRIAVGIDLGTTHSLVAAVRSGAAECLPDAQGRVLLPSVVRYLGQGGRQIGYDAVAAQASDARNTIASVKRFMGRGLHDVAQAGQLPYEFVQPAGGVPGGMVSLATADGVKSPVEVSAEILATLRYRAEDTFNDDLYGAVITVPAYFDDAQRQATKDAAKLAGIHLLRLINEPTAAAIAYGLDNASEGIYAVYDLGGGTFDISILRLTQGVFEVIATGGDSALGGDDYDAALADWVLQQTGATVQTPADKAAIRMAARACKEVLTATEKVAFTADLAGGSVLFDVKRADFEAATSALTARSMAAVRRALRDAQLAKDEVQGVVMVGGSTRMPQVQQAVADFFGRAPLTNLNPDEVVALGAAIQANQLAGNDTAGDLLLLDVIPLSLGIETMGGLVERIVARNETIPTAKAQDFTTYKDGQTALAIHVVQGERDLVADCRSLARFELRGIPAMAAGAARIRVTFTVDADGLLSVSAKEQGSGVEARIDVKPSYGLSDDQIAQMLQDGFATAAQDMRARAVVEARVDADRMLLATQSALDADGDVLSATERSAIDALMEALRQQRGSDEAATIEAATQALAKGTEAFAAQRMNRGIQQALAGKNVQSL; encoded by the coding sequence ATGGCGCTTTTGCAGATTTCCGAGCCTGGACAGTCCCCCGATCCCCATCAGCGCCGCATCGCGGTTGGCATTGACCTGGGGACCACGCACTCGCTGGTGGCTGCGGTGCGCAGCGGCGCTGCCGAATGCCTGCCCGATGCGCAAGGCCGTGTATTGCTGCCGTCGGTGGTGCGTTACCTGGGGCAGGGCGGGCGCCAAATTGGTTACGACGCCGTGGCTGCACAGGCCAGCGATGCACGCAACACGATTGCGTCGGTCAAGCGCTTCATGGGGCGCGGGCTGCACGACGTTGCGCAGGCCGGGCAACTGCCCTACGAGTTCGTCCAGCCTGCTGGTGGCGTGCCCGGTGGCATGGTGAGCCTGGCCACGGCCGATGGGGTGAAATCACCTGTGGAAGTCAGTGCTGAAATCTTGGCTACGCTGCGCTACCGTGCGGAGGACACCTTCAACGACGATCTCTATGGCGCCGTCATCACCGTGCCCGCCTACTTTGACGATGCACAGCGCCAGGCGACCAAGGATGCGGCCAAGCTCGCAGGTATCCATTTGCTGCGGCTCATCAACGAACCCACGGCGGCGGCCATTGCCTATGGGCTCGACAATGCCAGCGAGGGGATCTATGCCGTTTATGACCTGGGCGGGGGCACTTTTGACATCTCCATTCTGCGCCTGACCCAAGGCGTTTTTGAGGTCATTGCCACGGGGGGCGATTCTGCTCTGGGCGGCGACGACTACGACGCGGCCTTGGCTGACTGGGTGCTGCAACAAACCGGCGCGACTGTGCAAACACCCGCCGACAAAGCAGCCATTCGCATGGCAGCCCGCGCCTGCAAGGAGGTGTTGACTGCTACAGAAAAAGTAGCATTTACCGCTGATTTGGCGGGTGGTAGCGTGCTTTTTGATGTGAAACGTGCCGATTTCGAGGCAGCGACATCCGCACTGACGGCCCGCTCTATGGCCGCAGTACGCCGCGCCCTGCGCGACGCCCAACTCGCCAAGGACGAAGTGCAAGGCGTGGTCATGGTCGGTGGTTCGACCCGCATGCCGCAGGTGCAGCAAGCGGTGGCAGACTTTTTTGGGCGTGCCCCCCTCACCAACCTCAACCCCGATGAAGTGGTCGCGCTCGGAGCCGCCATTCAGGCCAATCAACTGGCAGGCAACGACACCGCAGGCGATCTGCTGCTGCTGGACGTGATCCCCCTGTCTTTGGGCATCGAAACCATGGGAGGTTTGGTGGAGCGCATCGTCGCGCGCAATGAGACCATACCCACGGCCAAAGCGCAGGACTTCACCACCTACAAGGATGGTCAGACGGCGCTGGCGATCCATGTGGTGCAAGGTGAGCGTGACCTGGTGGCGGACTGCCGCAGCCTGGCCCGCTTTGAATTGCGCGGCATTCCCGCCATGGCCGCAGGCGCCGCCCGTATCCGCGTGACCTTCACGGTGGATGCAGATGGTCTGTTGTCAGTCAGTGCCAAAGAGCAGGGCAGTGGGGTAGAGGCGCGCATTGATGTGAAGCCGTCCTATGGCTTGTCGGACGACCAGATTGCCCAGATGCTGCAAGACGGCTTTGCCACCGCTGCGCAAGACATGCGGGCTCGCGCAGTGGTCGAAGCCCGTGTCGATGCCGACCGGATGCTGTTGGCCACCCAAAGCGCGCTGGATGCCGATGGCGACGTGCTGAGCGCCACCGAGCGCAGTGCGATTGATGCGCTGATGGAAGCCCTGCGCCAGCAGCGCGGCTCCGATGAGGCAGCCACCATCGAAGCTGCCACTCAGGCACTTGCCAAGGGCACAGAGGCCTTTGCCGCCCAGCGCATGAACCGTGGCATTCAGCAGGCGCTGGCAGGCAAGAACGTCCAGTCTCTCTGA
- a CDS encoding IscS subfamily cysteine desulfurase translates to MHMTPHFPIYLDYGATTPVDPRVVDAMIPWLREHFGNPASRSHAWGWEAEEAVENARVQVADLIGADPREIVWTSGATESINLALKGAAQFYKGKGKHLITLKTEHKAVLDTMRELERQGFDVTYLDVQEDGLVNMDALKAAIRPDTILISILFVNNEIGVIQDIPAIGTLCREKGILLHVDAAQATGRVEIDMATLPVDLMSMTAHKTYGPKGIGALYVRRKPRVRLEAQMHGGGHERGMRSGTLPTHQIVGMGEAFRIAKEEMIEGNAKARALQQRLLDGLKDIEQVFINGSMERRVPQNLNMSFNFVEGESLIMGIKGLAVSSGSACTSASLEPSYVLRALGRSDELAHSSLRMTIGRFTTEEEIDYAISTIRENVARLRELSPLWEMFKDGVDLSTIQWAAH, encoded by the coding sequence ATCCACATGACTCCTCACTTTCCTATTTATCTCGACTACGGTGCGACCACCCCTGTAGACCCACGCGTAGTGGATGCGATGATTCCCTGGTTGCGTGAGCATTTCGGCAACCCGGCTTCCCGCAGCCATGCCTGGGGCTGGGAAGCGGAAGAGGCCGTGGAAAACGCACGCGTCCAGGTGGCCGACTTGATTGGTGCCGACCCCCGCGAGATCGTCTGGACCAGCGGCGCCACAGAGTCGATCAATCTGGCCCTCAAGGGCGCAGCCCAGTTCTACAAAGGCAAGGGCAAGCACCTCATCACGCTCAAGACCGAACACAAAGCCGTGCTCGACACCATGCGTGAGCTGGAGCGCCAAGGCTTTGATGTGACTTACCTGGATGTGCAGGAAGACGGCCTGGTCAACATGGACGCGCTGAAAGCGGCTATCCGCCCAGACACTATTCTGATCAGCATCCTGTTCGTGAACAACGAAATCGGCGTGATTCAGGATATTCCGGCCATCGGCACTTTGTGCCGCGAAAAAGGCATCCTGCTGCATGTCGATGCTGCGCAGGCGACAGGGCGTGTGGAGATCGACATGGCCACGCTGCCGGTTGACCTGATGAGCATGACAGCCCACAAAACATACGGCCCCAAAGGCATTGGCGCTTTGTACGTGCGCCGCAAGCCCCGCGTGCGCCTCGAAGCCCAGATGCATGGCGGCGGTCACGAGCGCGGCATGCGTTCGGGCACCTTGCCCACGCACCAGATCGTGGGCATGGGCGAGGCCTTCCGCATTGCCAAGGAAGAAATGATCGAAGGCAATGCCAAGGCGCGCGCATTGCAGCAGCGCCTGCTGGACGGCCTGAAGGACATCGAGCAGGTGTTCATCAACGGCAGCATGGAACGCCGCGTGCCGCAAAACCTCAACATGAGCTTCAACTTCGTCGAAGGCGAATCGCTCATCATGGGCATCAAAGGCTTGGCCGTGTCGTCGGGCTCAGCTTGCACATCCGCCAGCCTGGAGCCCAGCTATGTGTTGCGCGCCCTGGGCCGCAGCGACGAATTGGCGCACAGCAGCTTGCGCATGACCATCGGCCGCTTCACGACCGAAGAAGAGATTGACTACGCGATTTCCACCATCCGCGAGAACGTGGCCCGGCTGCGTGAACTCAGCCCCCTGTGGGAGATGTTCAAGGATGGCGTGGATCTGAGCACCATTCAATGGGCCGCGCACTGA
- the iscA gene encoding iron-sulfur cluster assembly protein IscA: MAITLTEAAARHVSRYLARRGKGVGVRLGVKTTGCSGLAYKLEYVDDTEPEDIVFENHGVKVLIDPKSLAYIDGTELDFVREGLNEGFKFNNPNERDRCGCGESFRV; this comes from the coding sequence ATGGCTATCACCCTGACAGAAGCCGCAGCGCGACACGTGAGCCGGTACCTTGCCCGCCGTGGCAAGGGCGTGGGTGTGCGCCTGGGCGTCAAGACGACGGGCTGCTCCGGCTTGGCTTACAAGCTGGAGTACGTGGACGACACCGAGCCAGAAGACATCGTCTTTGAGAACCATGGCGTCAAGGTTTTGATCGACCCCAAAAGCCTGGCGTACATCGACGGAACCGAGTTGGATTTTGTGCGCGAAGGCCTGAACGAAGGCTTCAAGTTCAACAACCCCAACGAGCGCGACCGGTGCGGCTGCGGAGAAAGCTTCCGCGTCTGA
- a CDS encoding histone deacetylase family protein, with the protein MISFHNPLHHLHAPQHEFFRGARVDCFEKPLRAEFVEQALQQCGYTLLAPDTDSASVLHKVHDARYLAFLQTAWQQWVQLAPENAQTQPFPSVWPVRTLRSDVEPVNFIAKLGLYSMDNGTPMAAGTWDAAKAGADAAASAAMRVAQGASAAFCCTRPPGHHAGPDFMGGYCFLNNAAVAAQTLLDQGAKRVVVLDVDYHHGNGTQSIFYGRSDVLFISIHGDPLTEYPFYLGHADEQGEGDGAGFNLNLPLPAGSSVAAWFAALEAASSRIAQYGADALVVSLGLDTFVGDPISHFALTTDDFFTMGQRLAALHLPTALVLEGGYAASELGANAVQVIRGFEAVRS; encoded by the coding sequence ATGATCAGCTTCCACAACCCATTGCACCACTTGCACGCACCACAGCACGAGTTCTTCAGGGGCGCGCGGGTCGATTGTTTTGAAAAGCCTTTGCGGGCCGAATTTGTGGAGCAGGCGCTGCAGCAGTGCGGATACACCCTGTTGGCGCCCGATACAGACTCTGCCAGCGTGCTCCACAAAGTGCACGATGCCCGCTACCTGGCTTTTTTGCAGACGGCCTGGCAGCAGTGGGTGCAATTGGCGCCAGAGAATGCGCAAACCCAGCCGTTCCCGTCGGTGTGGCCTGTGCGCACCCTTCGCAGTGATGTGGAGCCAGTCAACTTCATCGCCAAACTGGGGCTGTACTCCATGGACAACGGCACCCCCATGGCCGCAGGCACCTGGGACGCCGCCAAGGCTGGCGCGGATGCAGCCGCCAGTGCTGCCATGCGGGTGGCGCAAGGGGCATCCGCGGCGTTTTGCTGCACCCGCCCCCCGGGTCACCACGCGGGCCCTGATTTCATGGGGGGATACTGCTTTTTGAACAACGCAGCGGTAGCAGCCCAAACCTTGTTGGACCAGGGGGCTAAACGGGTGGTGGTGCTGGACGTGGACTATCACCACGGCAATGGCACGCAGAGCATTTTTTATGGCCGCTCGGACGTGCTGTTCATCAGCATCCACGGTGATCCGCTCACCGAGTACCCCTTTTACCTGGGCCATGCCGATGAGCAGGGCGAGGGCGATGGCGCGGGCTTCAACCTCAATCTTCCATTGCCCGCAGGTTCATCGGTGGCCGCCTGGTTTGCCGCGCTGGAGGCTGCAAGCTCGCGCATCGCGCAGTATGGCGCTGATGCCCTGGTGGTGTCCCTCGGCCTGGACACCTTTGTGGGTGACCCCATCTCGCATTTCGCCTTGACCACCGATGACTTTTTCACCATGGGGCAACGGCTGGCAGCCCTGCACTTGCCCACGGCGCTGGTGCTTGAGGGGGGTTATGCCGCTTCAGAACTGGGGGCCAATGCGGTGCAGGTGATTCGCGGCTTTGAAGCCGTTAGGTCGTAA
- the hscB gene encoding Fe-S protein assembly co-chaperone HscB has protein sequence MNLQSNDFELFGIAERFAQDRPALDARWKELQRQAHPDKFAAQGAAAQRVAMQWSVRINEAYQRLKEPLRRAAYLCELRGTPIRAEDNTAMPAAFLMQQMEWREALEDAQTAAAMDALDDEVMQACKAGLARCEVLIDQQQDYASAAQQVRALMFIARFADDIERRREQLGQ, from the coding sequence ATGAACCTGCAGTCCAACGACTTCGAACTTTTTGGCATCGCGGAGCGCTTTGCACAAGACCGACCCGCTCTGGACGCGCGCTGGAAGGAACTGCAGCGTCAGGCCCACCCAGACAAGTTCGCAGCCCAAGGCGCCGCTGCGCAGCGGGTGGCCATGCAATGGTCGGTGCGCATCAATGAGGCCTATCAGCGCCTTAAAGAACCACTGCGCCGCGCTGCCTACTTGTGCGAATTGCGTGGCACGCCCATACGGGCGGAAGACAACACGGCCATGCCCGCAGCATTCTTGATGCAGCAAATGGAGTGGCGTGAAGCCCTGGAAGATGCCCAGACGGCTGCGGCGATGGATGCCCTGGACGATGAAGTCATGCAGGCCTGCAAAGCGGGGCTGGCGCGGTGCGAGGTGCTGATAGACCAGCAGCAAGACTATGCCAGCGCTGCGCAACAGGTGAGAGCCCTCATGTTCATTGCGCGATTTGCAGACGACATCGAGCGCCGCCGCGAGCAACTGGGACAATAG
- the iscR gene encoding Fe-S cluster assembly transcriptional regulator IscR: MRLTTKGRFAVTAMIDLALRQNNGPVTLAAISQRQQISLSYLEQLFGKLRRHELVESTRGPGGGYTLARKAGEITVADIIVSVDEPIDATQCGGKENCLGEAGRCMTHELWASLNQRMVEFLDSVTLQKLVDEQLAKGVQIEDKPVVRRAISTTPVVKPIRVNAPNSVFALGNVFAKS, translated from the coding sequence ATGCGTCTCACCACCAAAGGCCGGTTTGCAGTCACCGCCATGATCGACTTGGCCCTGCGCCAGAACAACGGCCCCGTCACACTGGCAGCCATCAGCCAGCGCCAACAAATTTCCCTGTCTTACCTTGAACAGCTGTTCGGCAAGCTGCGTCGCCATGAATTGGTGGAATCCACCCGTGGCCCTGGCGGTGGATACACACTGGCCCGCAAGGCGGGCGAAATCACTGTCGCCGACATCATTGTCTCGGTGGATGAGCCCATTGATGCCACCCAATGCGGCGGCAAAGAAAACTGCCTGGGCGAAGCCGGTCGCTGCATGACACACGAGCTGTGGGCATCGCTGAACCAGCGCATGGTGGAGTTTTTGGATTCGGTCACCCTCCAAAAGCTGGTTGATGAGCAACTGGCCAAGGGCGTGCAGATTGAAGACAAGCCGGTGGTGCGCCGCGCTATTTCCACCACGCCCGTGGTCAAACCCATCCGTGTGAACGCCCCCAACTCGGTGTTTGCACTCGGCAACGTTTTCGCCAAGTCCTGA
- the fdx gene encoding ISC system 2Fe-2S type ferredoxin — translation MPVIKILPHPEYCPAGAEITAPAGTSVCEALLEHHINIEHACDMSCACTTCHVIVREGLASLNEAEEEEEDLLDRAWGLEPQSRLSCQAILAQKDLVIEIPKYTINHAKENH, via the coding sequence ATGCCCGTCATCAAAATCCTCCCCCACCCCGAATATTGCCCCGCTGGCGCGGAAATCACAGCCCCTGCAGGCACGTCGGTGTGTGAAGCCCTGCTGGAACATCACATCAACATCGAGCACGCTTGCGACATGAGCTGCGCCTGCACCACTTGCCATGTGATCGTGCGCGAGGGGCTGGCTTCTTTGAACGAGGCGGAGGAGGAGGAGGAAGACCTGCTGGACCGCGCCTGGGGCCTGGAGCCTCAATCGCGCCTGTCGTGCCAGGCCATCCTCGCCCAAAAGGACTTGGTCATTGAGATTCCAAAATACACGATCAACCACGCCAAGGAAAACCACTGA
- the dnaQ gene encoding DNA polymerase III subunit epsilon, with translation MTRQIVLDTETTGLSAEGGDRIIELGCVELLNRKLTGNNLHLYFNPGRDSHEDALKVHGITNEFLKDKPKFADMAPQILEYLQGAEIIIHNAAFDVGFLNKELELTGRPPFKTYVESVTDTLAMAKEMFPGKRNSLDALCDRLEVDNSGRTLHGALLDAELLADVYINLTRGQDALLMADEPQENTDGVVVPSIDLSRFALQVVAANEQELGTHEEVMVQIDKSSGGKTIWRKLQAAV, from the coding sequence ATGACCCGTCAGATCGTTCTGGACACGGAGACCACCGGCCTCTCGGCCGAAGGTGGGGATCGCATCATTGAGCTGGGTTGCGTAGAGCTGCTCAATCGCAAGCTCACGGGCAACAACCTGCATCTGTACTTCAACCCAGGGCGCGACAGCCATGAAGATGCCCTGAAGGTCCACGGCATCACCAACGAGTTCCTCAAAGACAAGCCCAAGTTTGCGGACATGGCGCCCCAGATCCTGGAGTACCTCCAGGGGGCTGAGATCATCATCCACAACGCGGCGTTTGACGTTGGCTTCTTGAATAAAGAGTTGGAGCTCACAGGGCGCCCACCGTTCAAAACCTATGTAGAAAGCGTGACCGACACCTTGGCGATGGCCAAGGAAATGTTCCCGGGCAAGCGCAATTCTCTGGACGCTTTGTGTGACCGCCTGGAAGTGGACAACTCAGGCCGTACGCTGCACGGGGCTTTGCTGGATGCGGAGTTGCTGGCGGATGTCTACATCAACCTGACCCGTGGTCAAGACGCCTTGCTGATGGCGGACGAGCCGCAGGAGAACACAGACGGTGTCGTGGTCCCTTCGATAGATTTGAGCCGCTTTGCACTGCAGGTTGTGGCTGCCAATGAGCAAGAGCTGGGCACGCACGAAGAGGTGATGGTGCAGATCGACAAATCGAGCGGCGGTAAAACAATTTGGCGAAAATTGCAGGCCGCTGTTTAA